One Natrinema longum genomic window, CCAGTCGAACCCGGTCGCCCTCCTCGCGAAGCACGGAGACGGTGCCATCGGCCGGCGAGACGACGCCGGTCGGCGGCGGAGTGCGGTCGGGGTCGCGAAAGAACGCGAGGGTGCCGGCACCGACCGCGAGCGCGACGAGGCTCGCCGTAACGCTGATGAACAGTGCAAAGGGGGCGGCGAGCAGGGGAACGATGGCGTACTTCCAGGCCCCCGGCGCGACGTTCATAGTGGGGGTGACGGGGCCGGATCGTATGGCCGTTACGGATCGGTCGAGCGACGACGGTGCGGCGGGACCTGCCTCTCGATTCCGTACGGTGACGATACCGACCTCGAGCACGCGCGTTCGGTCCTCGAGTTGACCGCCGAGTGGGGTGGGATCACGTCGCTTGCGTTCGGCGAACTCGACGCGGACTCCCAGTCGACGCTCGAGGCGACGGTCGAGCACCTCCACGAACTCGAATCCGCCGGGGACCTCGAGGTCGTCCTCCCGGCGGCTCTCGACGTGTCCGCCGGTCGCTGACCGCGTCCACTCCGTCCCGTTCCTTCGGCACTACCTGCGGGAGCTCGTCGCTGCTGTCCTCGATCGCGTTCGCGAGCAGTCCAGCCGCGACCTGCTCGGGGGTGTGCCAGGACCCAGTGACAACAGACCGTCTCAGTCCCAGAACGCCTGCGTACGGGCGTACTCCCGCTCTTTCGCGAGGATGTCGCGATAGAATTCGGCGTCGTCCTCGCGGAGTTTGTTGATGATCTGTGCGGCGTTGTGCGGCCCAACGCCGCGGGCAGCCATCGCGATCACGGCCTGTTTGCCGTGGCTCTGGACGAGGCTCGCGGCCCGGAACGCTCGCTCCGTCATCTCTCGTTGCTCGTCGTCTTTCTCCTGAGCCCTGACGGCCTGGACGACCTCGTCGGCCCACGGGTTCAGCGACGCGATCCGGGTCGACCCGCACTCGGGACACTCCGGCTGGTCGCGGACCCGTTTGACCTTCGTCTTCACGTTCCACTCCGTGCAGTGGGTACAGAGCAGGATGACCCGATCGTTCTGGATCCGCTCCCGGACCGTCTCGATGACGCTCGCGTCGGCGTTCTCGGGCGCGAGCAGTTCCTTGCCCCCCGAGGATCGACCGCCCTGTCCGACCGGCGTCCGCCCGCGATGGGTCACCAACTCGAGCGCGCCCGACTGGATCCCCGCGAGCACCGAACTCGCGCGGTCGATATCGAGATCCTCGTGGAACACCTCCCGGATCGCCTCCTCGTACATCGGCGTGTCCTCGAGTGCCGACAGCAAGCGATCGTTCGAGAGCCGGCCCGATCCCTGGTTCTGCCAGCGTTTGAGCGCGCCGAACTTCGCGGAGACCTGTGCGAGCCGGAAGGCGAGCGCGTCCGAGCGCTTGAGTCCGAGTTCGACGATCGCCTCGACGTGGTCGGGATCGGTCTCCTCGAGTACCTCGATCACGTCGCTGGTCGCGATCGAAGTCGGCACTTCGAGTTCGATCCGGTAGGGATCGGTCTCGAGGCCGACCGAGGAGCCCGCCTGCTGGCCCAGCAGTGCCGAGAGGACCCGGCCGAGCGTCTCGTTGGCCATGTGGCCGAAGGGTGCGTTGAGCACGATCGTCCGCCCCTGTCGCTCGAGCACCAGTCGATCCGCCGTCGGCATCGGTGCGTCGGCGTCGACCTGGGCCTCGAGTTGCTCGCAGGCCTCGGTTAGCGTGTACTCGTCGGCCGGATAGCGGCCTGCGAGTTCGCGACCGACCGCAGCGGCGTCGGCCCCGGCTCCGAGTTGCGGTTCCGCGACGGCCCGGATCTCGCCGACCTCGCCCGCGACCGCGGCGGGGACGGGGATCTCCTGGCCGATCCAGGAGGGCACCTCGCCGGCGGGGTCCTCGATCGGGCTGACCTTGACCCGCGCCTCCTCGTCGTCGATCTCCGCGATCCGCCACATCTCGCCCCGTTGGATGAACACTTCGCCGGGCTGGGCGAAGTTGACGACGAAGCGTTCGTCCAGGGTCCCGATCTGGCCCCCCGAGGCGATGTCGTGGACCTCGTAGGTCTCCTCGTCGGGGATCATCGAGAGGTTCGCGTAGACGTACTGCCAGGTGCCGCCGGTGGTCTCGATGCGGTCCTCGCCCTCGTCGAACCAGAGGACCCGGTTACGGTCCAGTTCCTCCACGATCTCGCGGATCGTCGTCTCGGGCACGTTCCGGAACGGATACGACCGCGTGACGGTCTCGACTGCCTCGTCGACGTACGTGTCCCCGCGGCTCTGGACGATCGCCGGCAACTGATTCGCGACGACGTCCAGGCTCCCCTCGTGGATCGCCGCCGGCTCGACCTCGCCGTCGCGAGCCCGACGAGCGATCGACAGCGCCTCGAACGTATCGTCGGGCCGCGTCGTGACGATCGTGCCCCTCGAGACCTCGTCCTGGCGATGCCCCGCGCGGCCGATCCGCTGGAGGAGTCGAGTGACCTGCCGCGGGCTCTTGTACTGGATCACGTGATCGACCTGTCCGACGTCGATCCCGAGCTCCATCGAGGACGTACACAGCAACCCGTCGAGTTCGCCGGCCTTGAACCGATCCTCGACGTCGATTCGGGCCTCCTTCGAGAGCGAGCCGTGGTGGACCCCGATCGGTAAGTCGAGCTCCTTGAATCGCGACCCCAGCGCCTCCGCCGTCTGGCGCGTATTCACGAAGATCAGCGTCGACTCGTGGTCCGCGACCAGGTCCCGGATCAGTCGGACGTGGCTGGCCGTGTCGGCTTCGGTCATGAGCTCGCCGGCCAATCGCTCGTCAGCCTCGGTGATCTCCGGTTCGCGGACCGTCACGTCGACGTTGCTCCCGACGTCGATCTCCCTGATCTCGCAGGGGCGACCGCCCGTGAGGAACTGCCCGACCGCTCCCGGATCGCCGACCGTCGCCGAGAGGCCGATCCGCTGGAACCGCCCGGCGAGGTCGTGGAGTCGCTCGAGGCCGATCGCCAGTTGCGCACCGCGCTTGGACGCGGCGAGTTCGTGGACTTCGTCGATCACGACGTGGGAGACGTCCTGTAGCGCCTCGCGCAGCCGCTCGCCGGTGAGCATCGCCTGGACGGTCTCGGGCGTCGTGATCAGCACGTCCGGCGGGTCCTCGGCTTGCTTGCTCCGCTGGTAGTCCGTGGTGTCGCCGTGGCGGACGTCGACCTCGAGATCCAGGTACTCGCCCCACCACTCGAGGCGCTCGCGCATGTCGCGGTTCAGGGCCCGCAGCGGGGTGATGTAGAGCGCGCCGAACCCCTCGGGTGGCCCCTCCTCGGCGACGAGGTGGTCGAAGACGGGCAACATCGCCGTCTCGGTCTTGCCGCTCCCGGTGGGCGCGATCACGAGCGTGTTCTCGCCGGCCGACAGCGGCGGAATCGCCAGTCGCTGTGGAGCCGTCGGCTGCGAGAACCCGCGTTCGGAGAGCGCACCGCGAACCGTCGCTCCGAGATGCGTAAACGCCGCGACGTCCCCCTCAGTCATCGGAACGCGCTAGGGGCGACCGGCGGATAAGGCCCACGTTTCCGGTGGCCCGAGGCGGTCGCTCGAGCCAGAGTCACGCCGTCGCGGTCGGCGGCGGAGTCATTCCTCGGCGTCGTCCTCGCTTTCGGCGTCGGCATCCGGTCCGGTGTCGAGGAGTTCGTCCGCGATGTCGTCCGCGACCGTCATTTCACCCGGCTCCGCCGGCTCCGCCTGCACGTTCGACGCTGCTCGTTCGGCGATCTCCTCGTCGGATCGGTCGCCGGCGGTATACTCGGCGCTGGTCTCCGCCTCGCCGAGTGCGTCGCTATCGCCCTCGCTCTCGTTCGCGTCGGGAGCCGACGCCGCGTCCGGGTCGGTCTCGGACGCATCGCTTCCGGGGTCGTCGATGGCGATCTCCGAGATTTCGTCGGGGACGGACGATCCCACTCGATTCCGAATCGTATCGATCGAACTCGACCGATCGTCCGGGGCGTCGTCGGCCAGACGCTGGAGTTCCTCGGGGACGACGTCGTCCATCTCGGCCCGTACTTCGTCGACGGACTGGACGGGCACGTCGTCTCGGGGCCCCAGTACTCGCAAGACGGCGTAGGTGAACGCGACCAGCCCGACCGCGGTCAGGAGGTGGCCGACGAGACGCCGCCAGCGCGAGCGGGCAGCCGTCGATTCCGACCCGGACGCGGCGGTCGACCGGTCACTGAAGGATGTTCGAAGTCCCATCGTGACCACTACGGGGCCGGCCGGCAAGTGGGTTCGGGGTGCGAAAGCCGGCACCGGTCGTCGGCCCGGATCCGACGCACTCGCGGTCAGGCCTCGAGGTGTTCGATACGGGCGTACCGGCCGGCGCGCCACCCCGAAACGAGCGCGACGACCGTCCCGACGACGAGTGCGAGCGCGATGCCGCCGGCGTAGATCCCGCTCGTCGTCCGAAGGAGCCGCTCGAATCCCAGCATGGATGCCGAGAAACGGTTCAGGCCGGTCACGGCCAACGGCGTCGCCGCGAGGCCGACGAGGCCGCCGACGAGACCGATCAGGAGCCCCTGTGCCCCGATCGTTCCGGCGAGCACCCCTCGGGAGAGGCCGATCGCACGGAGCGCTGCGAGCTGTTGGCGCTGCTGGTGGGCCACGAGCGCGAACAGGTTCGCCGTCAGGACGACACCGCCGACGATGGCGAGGCCGACCAGCGTCACACCGCTCGCGAGGACGATCGTGCGTTCCTCGATCATCGACTCGACCTGATCGTCACTGGTCCGAACGTCGTATTCGGGGTACTCCGCGCTCAAATCGTCCGCGACGGCGTTCCGGTCGGCACCGTCCGCCACGTTGGCGATGATAAACGTCGCTCGGTCGGTGCCCGACGTCCCCGCGACTGCCTGTAAGTCCCCGAGCGGCACCGTCACTGCCGGCGAGCCGAGATACTGCGAGTAGTAGCCGGAGATGCCGACGACGGTAAACTCGTTTGCCCGTGCGGTCTGCCTGCTCGTCCCGACGTAGAGCGTGTCGCCGACCGAGACGTTCAGATCGTCCGCGACTCGCGGGTCGATCACGATCTCCTCGACCGACGGCTCCGCTGGCGGTGGACTGGCAGCGGTCTCCTCGTCGACTTCGAACCCGCCACCCGCCTGAAAGTCGAACTCGTGGTGGGTCCGCTGAACGCCGACCGCGGGCCTGCGCTGGGGCGCAGTCGTATTCGTTCCGAGATAGACGTCGTACATCGCGATCGGGGATGCAGTCTGAACGTCCTCGCGTGCGGTCATCTCCGCCGCTATCCCGTGGGCCCCGACGATCGGGTTTTCGGTCCCGCTCGCGGCCGGATCGACCGGATCGCTCGTCATCCAGATGTCCCGGTTCGCCCTGTCGAGTCCCTCCTCGCCCTTTTCGACGACGCCGACACCCAGGCTCGCAAGCACCGTTACCGAGAGCACGGCCAGCGCGACCGCGAGCACGGAGAGTGCGGTTCGGCCGGGCGACCGCCGGAGCTGTGCGACGGCGAGCCCGATCACCGCACGGATTCGAACTGCGCTCCGCCACATCGCTATCGCCCCACCTCCTCGAGGACGGACGTTCGCGCGGCGACGGCAAGCGGGTACGGAACGGCGACCAGCCCCGACAGGAGCGCGACGGCGATCGCGTACGGGACGAACACCGGGTGAAACTGGGCGACCGTACCCGGTGCGACGGTCGCGCCGGCGACGGCATTGACGCCGACGATCCCCGCCATCCCGAGCCCGATGCCGACGATCGCCCCCACAAGCGTCGTGATCCCCGTCGACACCGCGACGACGGCGAGCCGGCTCCGGGCGGGGAAGCCGACCGACTCGAGGACGGCGAGCATCCGACGGTCCTCGTCGATGGTCATCCCCATCGTCGTCGCGACGAAGGACGCACAGATCGTCACGCCGACCAGCAACGCGATCACGCTCGTTGCGAACGCCAAGCCGTCCTGGAACAGCGCCGACGGGTCGGTGCCACTCACCGGTTCGACCGCCGCGATCGGGTACGCGTCGGTCGCAGCCGACTGTGCCGCCTGGGGGTTCCCCCAGACCACCAGTCGATCGGCGAGCTCGCCGTCGTCGGCCCCGGCGAGCGACTGGAGCTCGCTCAGGTGAACGAGCGCGATCGGTGCACCAGCTCCCCCGGTCCGCTCGTCCGTGATCGCCGTCACCGTCACCGAGGGTGCAGCGGCGCTCGTCCGCTCTTGTCCCCCCATCGAGACGGTGAGTTCGTCGCCCACGGACGCGTCGAGCTGGTCCGCTGCAGTGGGCGAGAGGACGATCTCCCTCGTCAGTCGCCCGTCGTACGAGCCGTTGGCGTAGTGGGGATCACCCGGCTCGAGGGCGGCCGTCGACAGCCCCGCGACGGTCCGTGGCTCGTCGTCGGGAACGACGCCGACGAGACGGACCGGTCGTGGATCGCCGTCCGACGACTCGAATCGGACCGTCTCGAGCAAGACCGGTGACGCGTGCTCGACGCCGCCCGCCGAACGGATCGTTTCGGCCCGTTCGTTGGTCGCCCCGAGCCGTGGCCCCTCGACCCCGTCGACGGACGACAGCGTCCCGCTCGCTTCGGGCGTCACGCGGACATCGGCGTCGTCCGTGCTCGCCACGCCGCCGTCGGCAAGCGCCAGCGCGATCCCAGTGACGACTACCAGCAACGCGATCGTCAACGCGACGGCGGCGATCGTCGATGCGATTCTGCCGACCGTCGTTCCCGTCGCCCGCTGCCACCACCTGCGTAGCGTCACCCCGACGATCCCGAACCATCGTGTTCGTCGCGGACCGGCCGCCCGTCCGCGCCCGTCGCGCTCATCGGACATCGTCCACCCGTCCATCGCACAGTGTGACGACCCGATCCGCGACCTCGAGCGTCGCCTGGTCGTGCGAGGCCACTAGCACCGCCCGGTCCCGTCCGACGTCGGTCAACAACTCGAGGACGTCCGCGCCGGTCGCCGTGTCGAGTTCGCCGGTCGGCTCGTCGGCGACGATCACGTCCGGGTCCGTCGACAGCGCCCGTGCGATCGCGACGCGCTGTCGCTCGCCGCCGCTGAGTTCGCCGGGCAGGTGGGTCGTGCGGTCACCGAGACCGACGGCCTCGAGCAGCGCCGTCGCGCGCTTGCGCCGGTCCCGGCGCGGGAGCCCCGACTGGACGAGCGGTAACGCGACGTTCGCGCGGGCGGACAGCGACGGGAGGAGATGGAACCGCTGGAACACGATCCCGATGTGGCGTCGCCGCAGCCGCGTTCGCTCCGCGTCCGACAGCCCGGCGAGATCGGTTCCCAGGAGTTCGACGCTCCCGTCCGACGGCACCAGCAACCCGGAAACGGCATGCAGCACCGTCGACTTCCCGCTCCCGCTTGGCCCCTCGAGTCCGACGATCGTTCCCGTCGATACCTCCAGGGAAACGTCGCGAAGCGCAGTCACCGTCCGATCGGCGCTCGAGCGGAACCGCCCGCCGGTGGCTCCGTACCGGTGGGTAACGCCCTCGAGTCGAACGGCGGTCGACGATTCGCGTTCGTCCGTTCGATCCGTCGCCGACGATCGCGAATCCGGAACTGAGTGGGTAAACATCCACAGCGGTCTCACTGCCAGCGGACGGTCCACCGACTCATTGTTTCGACCCCTTTACCCCTGTCAGACGACTGCTACACGTTTTGTATGGGGTCGTGTGGCCGGCGGGTCCGTGCCGAGAGACTCCTCACGGCGGCTGTCCGTCTCGTCGGCCGGCGGTCGGCTGCTCGCGCGTCGTCTGACAGAGTAGGTGTATGTTGTGCCCCCGTCGCCTACTGAAACGGGTCCGTACACGTCGACGTTCGGGAACGTTTACCGCCACCCTTCTCGATTCGAACAGGTCTCAGACGGTCGCCCCGCTTCGTTCGGCGCTGCGTCTTCCGAGCCCCGGTTCGCTCCGCTCACGAGGACGGGGGACGAGTCGATCTACAGTCGACTACGAATCGGCTTGAAGAGAAGTCCGCCCTCCCCGTATTGGGGCCCTCTATCGCCGATATTTTCCACTGGCCGTCTTGGTGATTACCGTTCATAGATCGAAGTACCTCCGTCGCTGCTCCGCTTTCTGTCGCTCGTTGCGCCTGTCGTAGTGCTTATCGAGAATCTCCTCGCTCGCGTTCAACCGCTCGGAGACGAGAGCCCGATCCTCATCGGCGAGTCGGTGGGCGGTCACTCGCCCACTCCGGACATCGTGGGGTGACCGAGACGACGGGCACTGACTCATCTTCGAGTAGTGGGTCGCCTCGCAAGCGTCGACATCTCGATCGTGCGGGCACGGTTCTCCCCGCCAGCACGGACGGGTCACGCGATAGAGCGTGTCCCGACACGCTGAGACGGATACACGCCCATGTCGCGTCGTAACGAGTGGTCGGCGTCCGTGTTCGTCGACGATCTCCTCGCGGGGACCGTCGATATAATCCTGTAGAATCTGGGCGACGTGAGAACTGATCCCGTTCCAGCGCTCGCCGTCTTTCTTGTTCTTCAGCGGCGTGTCGGTTTCCGGTCGGTGGACGAAGTGGATGGCCGGGCCGTCCGCTCGAGGTCGATCGCCCTCCAGGTCGAGATCACCGAGGTCGAGCGCACGCAACTCGCCGACACGGCAGCCGGTGTGCCAGAGGATGTGGACGATAACGTGTCGGCGGCTGGCGTACTCGTAGCGTTCCAACCAGTCGACGATCTCGATGGCGTGGTCCGGGTCGAGCGTCGACTCGCTCACGTCGTTCCCGTCGGTTCGCGGGAGCGGAACCTGATCGTAGAGGTCCTCGCGAACGGCGTCGATCTCCCCACAAAAGCGGAGAAACGCGCGCATCGTCGCCATGTCCCCGCGGAGGGTGATGTCCTTGAGTTCTTCATCCGAGTAGCCGCCTTCGCGACGCCAGACTCGATAGGCGTACATGTCCCGTCCGGACAGCTCGTTCAGGTTCGTGATGCCCTCCTCGTCGCACCACATGACGAACGCCCGCAGACGGTAGTCCTGCGCTTCCATCGTGTTCTCTGCGGCGTCGTCGCGTGCCTCGAGGTACAGGTCGACCGCCTCTTGTGGGGAGATCGGCTCGAGATTGTCACTCATCTCGATCACCACCGGACCAGTTCTCCGGACTGCCCCAACGGAATCGCGGGTGATCGTCCTCGAGCTGGTCGCGTTCGAACAGCCGATCCTGAATCCACGTCTGGAGCGCGGGCCCGGACCGATCATGCGGTGGGCCGTCCGGACAGTGGTGGTCGTCGACGCGTGCCGACAGGTCGTCGAGACAAGCGACCGTCTCGACGAGAACCGCGTTCTGATATCGCATTTCGGTCGCGATCGCCTCGAGGGCCTCGGTCTGTCGTTCCATCGCGTTGGCCTGGCGCTCGAGGATCTCGCGTTGCGCCTCGAGAGCGAGGAACTCGTCGCTCATCGACTCACCTCGAGTAGGTTAGCGTAGTTACAGTATCCGGTACTCTTACCGTGGTAGCGTGCCAGTTTGGTCATGGTCTCACTGATTTGGGACCGCGGACTCACCGTGCGCGCCACTGTGTAGGAGCTGGGGCGCGTGCGGGTGCTGTCCGTCGGTTGGTTGTACTGTCTCTCTCCGACTGTCTTAGTCGTCAGCGCGTAGTTTCCGATACTTCCGAAAAGAGTCAAATATCGTGATTGATTGGCTCTCGTGACTCTCGAGTTGGGGATCGGCGGCTTTCCGATACCAGTTCCGAAATCGGTACTCGGATCGGCAGTGGGCTGTGGGCCGCGGGCCGATCGATGCGGTCTATCGGGGGCTTTATCCCCCGTAGCGTCGTGCGATTGCATGCTTCCGTAGCCTGATTACGGAAGCCAGGCGGGCCGGTGCCCTAACACCGGGTCCGCGTTTCTCTCGAGGACCCGACCGGGCAGCGGCGGGTCCGTCTGGCCTCCGTTGCTCCGACCCAGACTCGGAGGGGACTTAATTCTATCTGACGTAGTCGTCATTCACAGATTACGAATACGGGATATTTTATATTCGACCGAACAGGTGATACAGGGTATGGCCGATTGTAAAATCGAATGTATCGGCGGGTGGACTGGATGAAAGCAGCAGATCAAGCAATCCTTCAGCTGCTGGGTCCACCAAAACCTCTCGAGTTAACACCGGGAAATATCGCCCGCAACACGGGACTAAGCCGTGGATATACCAGTAGCAGACTTAGTGTTCTTGTCGATAACGGACTCGTGGAAGTTGATGAACAGGAAGGATCACATCCTTTCTACAATTTGTCTGATCAGGGTCGTGCGTATCTCGAGGGAAAACTCAGTTTAGAAGATCTTGGACAAAATTCCGAAATCTAATTCTCAATCCCGATAATGTCCACCAATTAGAAGTATAGCTACTCTAAGAAGAGTGTATGAATCGAAGACGGGAAGTCCTTAGCGGCACGGTTGTTTTATCAATCTCCTCGATTGCAGGATGTCTTGACAGTCTCAGTAAGGACGATCCAGAAAACAGTAATAACCAGAATACTGAACCTAACAGTCCGAGTGCCCCCTCTACTTCCTCGTCTGATAACGACAACAGTGATTCTGATACAAACTCGAACAATAACGGCGAAACCAACGAGGACGGACAAGCAGAAAATAGTGGTATAGAGGACAGGCAAACAAGACAAGAAATTGCAGATATATACGATGATGGGATCCGTGACTTGAATTCCGGGGTAGATGATCGGAATTCTGGTGTTAGTGCCTATAACAATGAAAACTTCTCCGTAGCGTTATCCCATTATGAATCCGCTGAAGAGAGTTACAGATCGGCTCGGGACCATTTCACTGATGCAATTGATTTAACGTATGAAATTGAGCATAGTAATGCACGGGAAGAATGCGAAAAAGCGGCAGAATATGCTCTTCTATGGCGCGATGCTATGCAGGAATCACAGTTAGGAGTGGAAGCAGCACAAGCCGAAGAATTTGACCGAGCGAACGAGAGAGCGGATTCTGTAAGGGAATTGGAACGTGAAGCGAATCGGATAAATATTCAAACTGCAGATACGATAGCAACAATCCTCAACATCGATTAATTCATTATCGATACCGACTTTCAAGACTCGTCCGATATCGAAGCCCAATTACCGACGTATTCGCGATCGCCTGGATCGTCTCGGGATCGTACTCATCTCGAGCATCGTCGATGTTCTGTTCGGACTCAATCAGGTGAGTAAGTGCGGCGTCGATCACGACGGACATCGGAGGGTCATCGTACTCGTCTTCGGCGACGATCGCGCTCGCACGGTCGAGTTTCCGCTGCCGTTCGTCAGTGAGTTTCAGACTGGTTCGCTTGGTCATGGTTTAAGCGAGGGTATGCACGGGGGATCGATTCGCGTCGCTCGCGAGTGAGAGACTGGGTGATGCTTTATGAACGAGGGTCATGGCCCCGGCGTGATCACGGCGGGAGCCATCCGGATTGGCCCCGATTCTATGCACCTCCCGAGCCCATCGCCCACGGATAGGTGCATACATCGAGGTCGTCGTATACATTCGCGAGCAACCCCAGGGAGTCCGATTCGAAGACCCGGTTGCGGCGGTCTCGCTCACGCATCGATCCCCTCGACGAGCTCGAGGGTCCATTCACCGTCGTCGACGTGACGGATGTGAATATGGTGCTCTCCCTCGAGTCGGCCCTGGTCGTCGAGAAGTCCCTCGACGCGGATGTCGTCTTTCGGGAGCGTGATGCCGACTGAGTCTTGATCCAGCTGACGGAGTTTGTTCAACGCCATATTCGGCGGGCAACCCCCCATCTCATAAAGGTTGGTGACCATCCGGTTTCCCGAGGTTTTCCGGAGTATTTCGGACGGGGCAAGCGCACGCTCGGGCGTTGTACACATGGCAAGAGACGTTATCGACAAGATCGACTACGCGGCGCTGTGGGTCTACCCCACATTTGCATCGATGGTCTTCGGGGTCTGGTCGTGGAACCTCGAGGTCCTGGGAGGCTACAACTTCAACTCGGCATTCTACAGCGCCGGGGGTGTGAACTTCTCGGTTCCCCTGATCGGGGCGACCACATCCGTCCTGTGGATCCTCTGGACCAACGAGTTCGACGGCTCGAACTACTCGGACATGGAGAAATGGTCGATCGTCGGGACGCTCCTATTCCCAGTCGTCTTCGAGTTCGTCCCCGCGTTCAATCAGTTGCTCTCGAGCAACGACTGGTTCCTGATCGGCGGCACGGTCCTGGTCACGTTCGCAGCCGGCTGGATCTCCTACACGGAGTGATTCTATGACGGAATTAATCAAAATCGGCACCTCGATCGTGAATCGCATCGCGTCGGCAACCCTGACCATCGCGGGCGCGGCGATCGTCGCGATCGCGATCTACGAGCTGGCGATGGTCGCGCTCCTGGTCGCGACGGGGGGACTCTAAGATGGCGGCCCATCGGCCCATAGCCCACCGCGCGTTTGCGGTCATGCTCGCGGTGCTCCTGGTCGGCTCGGTCGTCGCGCCGATCGCGGTGACGGGGACGGTCGCGGCTCAGAACAGTGGCGACTCGATCGAGATCAACGAGGACTGCGGAGCGATGGCGAAGTTCGCTTTCCCACGGTCCTGCCATGCTGCCGAGGCGACTTTCGGAGATATTGATACCTCACAGGAGTCCTCGGCAATCGAGGTCGATACGCATACCTCGGCTGTTGGTGTCTATGAGGGGACTCAACAGTCCACCTCGGTCTATCAGAATTACCTCGAAGACACCGAGACACTGGCCTCGCTCGAGGCGCGGCACGCGATCGCGACGGCCTACGAGAATAACAAGACTGCAATCGAGGCGCAAGCGGCTGGGCAGCAAGCAATCAACGACTATTACGCTCACCACCAAATTCAGCTGGCCGAGCGGGCGAGCGCTGATTCTGCTGAATTAGCGTATCTGATGAACGTCACCCACCAAGATCCGGACATCTCAGATGAGTTCATCCATGCGTGGACTGCCAATCATGATGGATCGACATCTAGCGAGTCGTTCGCATTCACCGGTAACACGTCTACACAGACGATGACGCTGGTTAACGGCAGTGAATACCAGCATGAACAGCTCGAGATTGAAACATCGTGGTCAACATCCGGCGGCAGCACTGGCGGCGGGGTCTATAATGACAGTCTGTTCGACGACTACCACGCTGAAACGGACGATTTCAACGTCTCGGCAGGAGTTGATAACGACTGGAGTTGGCCGGGTGGTATCCAAGTGATGAACGCACCGGCTGCGTCGCTCGACTCGGCGACAGTCTACGATTACCGACTAACCGCGAAGCAGAGCCACCGGATCGAACAGCAAGCTCAGACCGTGCAAAACAACTACCCGAGTACGGTCGCAGAGGATCTCTACGCCGAGATGGACGCGGGGAACCTCTCGCCAAACGATGTCCGCGGAGCCGAGGGGATGGTGCGCTACATGTCTGGAAACGAAACCTCCGGCGATAGCCT contains:
- a CDS encoding DUF7386 family protein, which translates into the protein MTKRTSLKLTDERQRKLDRASAIVAEDEYDDPPMSVVIDAALTHLIESEQNIDDARDEYDPETIQAIANTSVIGLRYRTSLESRYR
- a CDS encoding winged helix-turn-helix domain-containing protein, translating into MKAADQAILQLLGPPKPLELTPGNIARNTGLSRGYTSSRLSVLVDNGLVEVDEQEGSHPFYNLSDQGRAYLEGKLSLEDLGQNSEI